A stretch of the Neisseria sp. DTU_2020_1000833_1_SI_GRL_NUU_006 genome encodes the following:
- the lon gene encoding endopeptidase La, whose protein sequence is MPTKEKHFEEYSALATLPLRDVVVYPHMVLPLFVGRPKSIAALEAAMANDDPVFLLAQIDPNTEDPTASDLHRTGTVAQVLQVLKLPDGTVKVLVEGIRRGRVLTIEESGGLFLSHVEAVDEYADADNPDIEAIRRTLLTQFDQYAKLNKKIPAEIINTINGIDDNSRLVDTIAAHLQLKLEQRQQILETFGIIGRMEFLLAQLESELDIMQVEKRIRGRVKRQMEKSQREYYLNEQVKAIQKELGEEDERGELDALEAKIKEAGMTKEAEEKCLSELKKLKMMPPMSAESIVVRNYIDTLLELPWKKKSRVSKDIAKADLVLNADHYGLEKVKERILEYLAVQKRMDKLKGPILCLVGPPGVGKTSLGESIAKATGRQYVRMALGGVRDESEIRGHRRTYIGSMPGKILQNMAKAGVKNPLFLLDEIDKLGSDFRGDPSSALLEVLDPEQNNKFADHYAEVDYDLSDVMFIATSNSLNIPTPLLDRMEIIRLSGYTEDEKINIAMQYLVPKQMKRNGVKEGELVVEESAVRDIIRYYTREAGVRSLDREIAKICRKVVMQITLNEDKKRSSETKKTSKAKPKAVKVNEKNLHDYLGVRRFDYGVAESENRIGQVTGLAWTEVGGELLTVEAVALPGKGVIQCTGQLGDVMKESVSAAWSVVRSRAESVGLAPDFYEKKDIHVHVPEGATPKDGPSAGIAMTLAMVSAFTKIPVRADVAMTGEITLRGEVLPIGGLKEKLLAALRGGIKHVLIPKDNVKDLEEIPENVKTGLIIHPVKWIDEVLALGLESQPTPWVAPLSTEEAQVEAAKPKSRAKATKH, encoded by the coding sequence ATGCCGACAAAAGAAAAACATTTTGAGGAATACAGCGCACTGGCAACCCTGCCTTTACGCGATGTCGTCGTTTATCCGCATATGGTGCTGCCGCTGTTTGTAGGCCGCCCGAAATCCATTGCGGCATTGGAAGCGGCAATGGCGAATGACGATCCGGTGTTTTTGCTGGCGCAAATCGACCCGAACACCGAAGATCCGACGGCGTCCGATTTGCACCGTACGGGTACGGTCGCGCAGGTTTTGCAGGTGTTGAAGCTGCCTGACGGCACGGTGAAAGTGTTGGTCGAAGGTATCCGGCGCGGCAGAGTATTGACCATTGAAGAGAGTGGCGGATTGTTCCTGTCACATGTCGAAGCTGTCGATGAGTATGCGGATGCGGACAATCCCGATATTGAAGCCATTCGTCGCACGCTGCTTACCCAGTTTGACCAATACGCCAAGTTAAATAAAAAAATCCCTGCCGAAATCATCAATACCATCAACGGTATCGATGATAACAGCCGTTTGGTGGACACGATTGCGGCGCATTTGCAGTTGAAACTGGAGCAGCGCCAACAGATTTTGGAAACCTTCGGCATTATCGGTCGTATGGAGTTTCTGCTCGCCCAGTTGGAATCCGAACTGGACATCATGCAGGTCGAAAAACGCATCCGCGGCCGCGTCAAACGCCAGATGGAAAAATCCCAGCGCGAGTATTATCTGAACGAGCAAGTGAAAGCGATTCAGAAAGAATTGGGCGAAGAAGACGAACGCGGCGAACTGGATGCGTTGGAAGCAAAAATCAAAGAAGCGGGCATGACCAAAGAAGCCGAAGAGAAATGCCTGTCCGAACTGAAAAAGCTCAAAATGATGCCGCCTATGTCTGCGGAATCTATCGTGGTACGCAACTACATCGATACTTTGCTTGAGCTGCCGTGGAAGAAAAAATCCCGTGTCAGCAAAGACATTGCCAAAGCCGATTTGGTGTTGAACGCCGACCACTATGGCTTGGAAAAAGTCAAAGAACGGATTTTGGAATACCTCGCCGTCCAAAAACGTATGGACAAGCTCAAAGGTCCGATTCTGTGTTTGGTCGGTCCTCCGGGGGTGGGTAAAACCTCTTTGGGAGAATCCATTGCCAAAGCAACAGGCCGCCAATATGTCCGTATGGCTTTGGGTGGCGTGCGCGACGAAAGCGAAATCCGCGGCCACCGCCGCACCTATATCGGCTCTATGCCAGGCAAAATCCTGCAAAACATGGCTAAGGCAGGCGTGAAGAATCCGCTGTTCCTGCTCGACGAAATCGACAAATTGGGCAGCGACTTCCGAGGCGATCCTTCCAGCGCGTTGCTTGAGGTGCTCGATCCTGAGCAAAACAACAAGTTTGCCGATCATTATGCGGAAGTGGATTACGATTTGAGCGATGTGATGTTTATCGCCACATCTAATAGCTTGAATATTCCGACCCCGTTGCTCGACCGCATGGAAATCATCCGTTTGTCCGGCTATACCGAAGACGAGAAAATCAATATCGCCATGCAGTATCTCGTGCCAAAACAAATGAAACGCAACGGCGTGAAAGAAGGCGAATTGGTGGTTGAAGAAAGCGCGGTACGCGATATTATCCGTTATTACACGCGTGAAGCCGGTGTGCGTTCGCTTGATCGCGAGATTGCCAAAATCTGCCGCAAGGTGGTGATGCAGATTACCTTGAACGAAGATAAGAAGAGGTCGTCTGAAACCAAGAAAACCAGCAAAGCCAAGCCTAAGGCGGTTAAAGTCAATGAGAAAAACCTGCATGACTACTTGGGCGTGCGCCGCTTCGATTACGGCGTTGCCGAAAGTGAAAACCGTATCGGACAGGTTACCGGTTTGGCGTGGACGGAAGTCGGCGGCGAATTGCTGACTGTCGAAGCCGTGGCGTTGCCGGGCAAGGGCGTGATTCAGTGTACCGGTCAGTTGGGCGATGTGATGAAGGAATCTGTGTCCGCGGCATGGTCTGTTGTCCGTTCCCGTGCAGAATCAGTGGGTTTGGCTCCTGATTTTTACGAGAAAAAAGACATCCATGTTCACGTTCCCGAAGGCGCAACGCCGAAAGACGGCCCGAGCGCAGGTATTGCCATGACTTTGGCGATGGTGTCTGCCTTCACCAAAATTCCGGTGCGCGCCGATGTGGCGATGACAGGCGAAATCACCCTGCGCGGCGAAGTCTTGCCAATCGGCGGTTTGAAGGAAAAACTGTTGGCTGCCTTGCGCGGCGGCATCAAACACGTCCTGATTCCGAAAGACAACGTCAAAGACTTGGAAGAAATCCCTGAAAACGTGAAAACCGGCCTGATCATCCATCCGGTCAAATGGATAGACGAAGTCCTCGCTTTGGGCTTGGAAAGCCAGCCGACACCTTGGGTTGCGCCTTTAAGTACCGAAGAGGCGCAGGTTGAAGCCGCCAAGCCTAAGTCAAGGGCGAAAGCGACCAAACACTGA
- a CDS encoding DUF493 domain-containing protein produces MTDQTSLIEFPCQFPIKVMGNAHPEFEKNILETVRQHAPDTEPHHITTRQSSKGNYTGATVKVNVESKEQLDKIYRALTDHEMVKVVY; encoded by the coding sequence ATGACCGACCAAACCTCACTCATCGAATTCCCCTGCCAATTCCCTATCAAAGTCATGGGCAACGCGCATCCCGAATTTGAAAAAAATATCTTGGAAACCGTCCGCCAGCACGCGCCCGATACCGAACCCCACCACATCACCACCCGTCAAAGCAGCAAGGGCAACTATACCGGTGCAACCGTCAAAGTAAACGTCGAAAGCAAAGAGCAACTGGACAAAATCTACCGCGCCCTGACCGATCACGAAATGGTGAAAGTAGTGTACTGA
- the lipB gene encoding lipoyl(octanoyl) transferase LipB: MKIVHKGMVEYQPTFEAMKAFNAARDEHTEDELWVVEHPPVFTQGLAGKPEHLLIRDDIPVVQIDRGGQITYHGPGQLVIYTMINFKRRKTSVRNIVSALENSIIATLAEYGIEAAADPKRPGVYVGERKIASLGLRIKDGSVYHGLALNVNMDLSPFTHINPCGYAGMEMTQIADFVQPCPTLDEVAQKLTAHLETQLTPKANN, translated from the coding sequence ATGAAAATCGTGCATAAAGGCATGGTCGAGTACCAACCGACTTTCGAAGCCATGAAAGCGTTCAATGCAGCCCGCGACGAACATACCGAAGACGAATTATGGGTGGTCGAGCATCCGCCCGTCTTCACACAAGGCCTGGCAGGCAAACCGGAACACCTCCTGATCCGCGACGACATACCCGTCGTCCAAATCGACCGGGGCGGACAAATCACTTATCACGGTCCCGGCCAGTTGGTCATTTACACCATGATCAACTTCAAACGCCGCAAAACCAGCGTCCGCAACATCGTTTCCGCGCTTGAAAACAGCATCATCGCCACGTTGGCGGAATACGGCATTGAAGCGGCGGCAGACCCGAAACGCCCCGGCGTTTATGTCGGCGAGCGCAAAATCGCCTCACTCGGCTTGCGCATCAAAGACGGTTCCGTCTATCACGGCCTGGCATTAAACGTAAACATGGACTTAAGCCCGTTTACCCACATCAATCCCTGCGGTTATGCCGGCATGGAAATGACACAAATCGCGGATTTTGTCCAACCCTGTCCCACCTTGGACGAAGTTGCGCAAAAACTGACCGCACACCTCGAGACACAACTCACACCGAAAGCGAACAATTAA
- the lipA gene encoding lipoyl synthase, which yields MSEIKVDDPKRGVKLKGADKTARIPIKVVPLQEKLKKPEWIRAKLPSRKFFEIKDILREQKMHTVCEEASCPNIGECFSKGTATFMIMGDICTRRCPFCDVGHGRPNMLDPDEPKNLAESVKAMNLRYVVITSVDRDDLRDGGAQHFADCIKAIRETSPNTKIEILVPDFRGRLDIALKILAETPPDVMNHNLETHPSLYKKARPGANYQHSLDLLRRYKEMMPHIPTKSGIMVGLGETDEDVREIMRDMRAHNIEMITIGQYLQPSDGHLPVLRYVTPDQFKIFEKEAYELGFTNAAIGAMVRSSYHADEQAAEALRECEF from the coding sequence ATGAGCGAAATCAAAGTTGACGATCCCAAACGCGGCGTCAAACTCAAAGGAGCGGACAAAACCGCCCGCATCCCCATCAAAGTCGTCCCCCTTCAGGAAAAACTGAAAAAACCCGAATGGATACGCGCCAAACTGCCGTCACGCAAATTCTTTGAAATCAAAGACATTTTGCGCGAACAAAAAATGCACACCGTTTGCGAAGAAGCTTCCTGTCCGAATATCGGCGAATGCTTCAGCAAAGGCACAGCAACCTTCATGATTATGGGCGACATTTGTACCCGTCGCTGTCCGTTCTGCGACGTAGGACACGGCCGCCCGAATATGCTCGACCCCGACGAACCGAAAAACCTCGCAGAATCCGTCAAAGCCATGAACCTGCGTTACGTCGTCATCACTTCCGTTGACCGCGACGACCTGCGCGACGGCGGCGCACAGCATTTCGCCGACTGCATCAAAGCCATCCGCGAAACCAGTCCGAACACCAAAATCGAAATCCTCGTTCCCGACTTCCGCGGCCGCTTGGACATCGCGCTGAAAATCCTTGCCGAAACCCCGCCCGACGTGATGAACCACAACTTGGAAACCCATCCGAGCCTGTACAAAAAAGCCCGTCCGGGTGCCAACTATCAGCACTCCCTCGACCTGCTGCGCCGCTACAAAGAAATGATGCCGCACATCCCGACCAAATCCGGCATCATGGTCGGCTTGGGCGAAACAGACGAAGACGTGCGCGAAATCATGCGCGATATGCGGGCGCACAATATCGAAATGATTACCATCGGCCAGTACCTCCAGCCTTCAGACGGACACCTGCCCGTCTTGCGCTACGTCACGCCCGACCAGTTCAAAATCTTTGAAAAAGAAGCATACGAACTGGGCTTCACCAACGCTGCCATCGGCGCCATGGTCCGCTCAAGCTACCATGCCGACGAGCAGGCTGCCGAAGCATTGCGCGAATGTGAATTCTGA
- a CDS encoding DUF2326 domain-containing protein yields the protein MFLKKFTLTSETGKTIREVTFKKGINIILGSSDENQQNSSNSLGKTTLIRCLDFCLAGKDAKAIYTDSEFKTENRLVVDFLKKEKPTFKLTLSHSFDASDEIIIERCLDLTARSKITNYIDGKKYKHEEFDLKLKELLFNFTDPKPTLRQLLGKFIRQRDNQIDKILYFNGSFCKNVEYEKIHLFLFGFNQTNLLSKKSEVEKQQRSIENALYVLEKRNSISSLKQRINLIEGELYDLEAQRNAFNISDKYDEEAAQLENIQIQLNKNEQLLAEQRLKRNGANERITRLERDAVSANGSTLQYLYEEANFYNEELAKTFDEVVNFHNTMLKNEIAFLKKSIQKSDTRISELENERSYLTDEYNRLLYKLGQTGSLREYTKLNDRIATKYKEKGEADALLEELNHYIGESKELKEKLDNLVEEMHRNTELLDENLKIFNFYFSKYTEQLTGQKYLLSFNLTKDTNIFKFQIDEFNHNPGSGEKQAVVMAFDLAYMAFCNDKNLRRPLFATQDKIEVVDIQKISVLFNLANQQNGQLIIPIINDKIKDYPDLEKDTVLFLTSEDKFFRIDNAK from the coding sequence ATGTTTCTAAAAAAATTTACGCTAACTAGTGAAACAGGTAAGACCATTAGGGAAGTAACCTTCAAAAAAGGCATTAATATCATCTTAGGCAGTTCGGATGAAAACCAACAAAACTCTTCCAATAGTTTAGGTAAAACTACCCTAATTCGCTGTCTTGATTTTTGCTTGGCAGGTAAAGACGCAAAAGCTATTTACACCGATTCTGAATTTAAAACAGAAAACCGCCTAGTTGTTGATTTTCTCAAAAAAGAAAAACCTACATTCAAACTTACACTTTCACACTCTTTTGATGCATCCGATGAAATCATTATCGAACGTTGTCTTGATCTAACCGCTCGAAGCAAAATTACTAACTATATTGATGGCAAAAAATACAAGCACGAAGAGTTTGACCTAAAGCTGAAAGAGCTTTTGTTTAATTTTACCGACCCCAAACCTACTCTACGCCAATTACTTGGAAAATTTATCCGCCAGCGGGACAACCAAATTGATAAGATATTATATTTCAATGGAAGTTTTTGCAAAAATGTTGAATATGAAAAAATTCATCTGTTTTTATTCGGCTTTAATCAAACAAATCTGTTAAGTAAAAAATCCGAAGTAGAGAAGCAACAGCGAAGTATAGAAAATGCACTTTACGTATTGGAAAAGCGTAATAGCATTAGCTCATTGAAGCAACGAATCAATTTGATTGAAGGTGAACTTTATGATTTAGAAGCTCAGCGCAATGCTTTTAACATTTCCGATAAATATGACGAAGAAGCGGCGCAATTAGAGAATATTCAAATTCAATTAAACAAAAACGAACAATTACTGGCAGAACAACGTTTAAAACGGAACGGTGCAAACGAAAGAATTACGCGGTTAGAGCGTGACGCAGTATCTGCAAACGGTAGTACTTTGCAATATCTCTATGAGGAAGCAAATTTTTATAACGAAGAATTAGCAAAGACTTTTGATGAAGTAGTTAATTTTCATAATACTATGCTGAAAAACGAAATCGCTTTTCTTAAAAAAAGCATACAAAAAAGCGATACTCGTATTTCTGAGTTGGAAAACGAGCGTTCTTATTTGACTGACGAATATAATCGGCTACTTTATAAATTAGGACAAACTGGCTCATTACGTGAATACACTAAACTCAACGACAGGATTGCCACCAAATACAAAGAAAAGGGAGAAGCAGACGCATTATTAGAAGAGCTAAACCATTACATTGGAGAATCAAAAGAACTAAAGGAAAAATTAGATAATCTCGTAGAAGAAATGCATAGAAATACTGAACTACTAGATGAGAATTTGAAAATATTCAATTTCTACTTTTCCAAATATACCGAACAGTTAACCGGCCAAAAATACTTGTTGTCATTCAACCTAACTAAAGATACTAACATATTTAAATTTCAAATAGATGAGTTTAACCACAACCCAGGCTCAGGAGAAAAACAAGCAGTAGTAATGGCCTTTGATTTAGCTTATATGGCCTTTTGCAATGATAAAAACCTTAGAAGACCGTTATTTGCAACTCAAGATAAAATCGAAGTTGTTGATATTCAGAAGATTTCTGTATTATTCAACTTGGCAAATCAACAAAATGGCCAATTAATTATTCCTATTATTAACGATAAAATTAAAGATTATCCTGATTTGGAAAAAGATACAGTTTTATTTTTGACTTCTGAAGATAAATTCTTTCGTATTGATAATGCCAAATGA
- a CDS encoding TniQ family protein translates to MILPAHPKPYPDELFTSWLVRLAHANGLKVQTFCHLLFPNYEIWNRDIDRHTPDWLVNTLAEKTGCSTIRIKTTTLDSLQGRLFDKNNFSGQLTWINSLKANHRKRDNNAIVYCPLCLATDNETYFRKSWRIALYTFCPIHQIMMHDCCPKCGIYVAFHRQDLGKPNLQRFTELKYCWNCQYDLSNSPCENVIFFNDEIRLQWQNWLNRIANLDYLFNQSEKEQLKILHHFLAITTSKKFAPDLYSYLCKQIHQTPVQLERSRRLSWESRSLVERHSTIYSCMWLLQNYPNNLIQAWHDKVIRYNHLLKDFRDCPDDFRQIVSQMNRNIYKELYRKL, encoded by the coding sequence ATGATTTTACCCGCTCATCCGAAACCTTATCCTGATGAATTGTTTACATCATGGTTGGTTCGCTTAGCACATGCAAACGGGTTGAAAGTACAAACCTTCTGTCATTTGCTATTTCCTAATTATGAGATATGGAATAGGGATATAGATCGCCATACTCCTGACTGGTTGGTCAATACATTGGCTGAAAAAACAGGCTGTTCAACCATTCGAATCAAAACAACCACATTAGATAGCCTACAAGGTCGATTATTTGACAAAAACAATTTTTCAGGACAATTGACGTGGATAAACAGCCTTAAAGCCAATCACCGTAAACGCGATAATAATGCTATTGTTTATTGCCCGCTATGTCTAGCTACTGACAATGAAACATATTTCCGAAAATCATGGCGCATAGCCCTATATACATTTTGTCCAATACATCAAATCATGATGCATGATTGCTGTCCTAAATGTGGTATATATGTTGCTTTTCACCGACAAGATTTAGGTAAACCTAATTTGCAGCGCTTTACAGAGTTGAAATATTGTTGGAATTGTCAATATGACTTGAGCAACAGTCCTTGTGAGAATGTTATTTTCTTTAATGATGAAATCAGGCTGCAATGGCAAAATTGGTTAAACCGAATTGCTAATCTTGATTATCTTTTTAACCAATCTGAAAAAGAACAACTAAAAATTCTGCATCACTTTTTGGCGATTACTACATCAAAGAAGTTTGCACCGGATTTGTACTCTTATTTGTGCAAGCAAATACATCAGACTCCAGTTCAATTAGAACGTTCTCGTCGACTGAGTTGGGAAAGTCGCAGTTTGGTGGAACGACACAGCACGATTTATTCTTGTATGTGGTTGTTGCAAAATTATCCGAATAATTTGATCCAAGCATGGCATGATAAAGTAATTCGATATAACCATTTACTGAAAGATTTCCGAGATTGTCCTGATGATTTTCGTCAAATTGTTTCTCAAATGAATAGGAATATTTATAAGGAATTATATCGGAAGTTATGA
- a CDS encoding TniB family NTP-binding protein translates to MNYPHLSPKAEEQLKYSDIERIEYIRSPRWIGYPQAQQILVKLEDLLSFPKQNRMPNMLLVGDTNNGKTMLIKYFLRQHPAHDNPHGNGIIAPVVIIQAPPIPDESRFYNAILDLLFAPYKTHDRTDKKLAQVLHLLKYVNTKMLIIDEIHHILSGSLNKQKTFLNVIKYLGNELQIPIVGVGIKDAYRAIQTDAQLANRFEPAVLPRWELNKDFMRLLMSFERMLPLSQPSDLHEISLATKLYAMSEGYIGELSRLLTQAAVAAIQQQTECINETILNSINWISPSQRKRQLDKLR, encoded by the coding sequence ATGAATTATCCTCACCTTTCTCCCAAAGCAGAAGAACAACTAAAGTATAGTGATATTGAGCGCATTGAATACATACGTTCCCCACGTTGGATAGGTTATCCGCAGGCTCAACAGATTTTGGTAAAACTGGAAGATTTGCTAAGTTTCCCGAAACAAAACCGTATGCCTAATATGTTGTTGGTTGGTGATACTAATAACGGTAAAACCATGTTGATTAAATATTTTTTGCGGCAACATCCAGCCCATGATAATCCACATGGAAATGGTATTATCGCACCAGTAGTGATTATTCAAGCACCGCCTATACCTGATGAAAGCCGTTTTTACAATGCTATTTTAGATTTACTGTTTGCCCCCTATAAAACTCATGACAGGACAGATAAAAAACTTGCCCAAGTGCTTCATTTGCTCAAATACGTTAATACTAAAATGTTGATTATTGATGAAATCCACCATATCCTTTCCGGGAGTTTGAATAAGCAGAAAACGTTTTTAAATGTAATTAAATACTTAGGAAATGAATTACAAATTCCGATTGTAGGTGTAGGTATTAAAGACGCATATCGAGCCATTCAAACTGATGCACAGTTGGCCAACCGTTTTGAACCTGCGGTGCTTCCTCGTTGGGAATTAAATAAGGATTTTATGCGTTTATTGATGAGCTTTGAACGGATGCTGCCGCTTAGTCAACCGTCGGATTTACATGAAATTTCGTTGGCTACAAAGTTATATGCCATGAGTGAAGGATATATTGGAGAGCTTTCTCGTTTGCTGACACAAGCTGCTGTAGCCGCTATTCAACAACAAACTGAATGTATTAACGAAACAATCTTAAATTCAATCAACTGGATTAGCCCAAGCCAACGTAAACGTCAATTGGATAAACTCAGATGA
- a CDS encoding DDE-type integrase/transposase/recombinase: MKATLNVNVGAMVLFQNKICVITAVLDLETYQLRDSVTGADYQAKLADLSTVQSAELTHLDSIPEQKWQLAQQHFDVIEPLIRNPKRSKSDVQARAAECGVHISTVYRWLKSYKESGVLTALTRKQRSDSGKTQLSDDVEQLIRQVLEVDYLSTQRKSIQKIIREITRRCHKQNLPAPHANTIRSRIKNIAPQIKTAKRLSHKAAEMKFSPLQGSFPNADYPLSVVQIDHTKLDIILVDDVYRKPIGRPWITLAIDVFSRMVTGFYVSFDPPSALSTGLCLAHSILSKESWLAKHGVKGRWPVWGLPRKIHLDNAKEFRGKVLEKACKQYGIEIEWRPVARPHFGGHIERLLGTILDEVHGLTGTTFANTQQRKDYASESKAALTLTEFETWLTLFICDVYHQRTHSGLGISPLAKWKSGVLGDDVSLGTGLPDKVVDETLLRLTFMPFEMRTVQQYGVVIHKITYWHDVLRPWIAATNPTNPRQARQFIFRIDPRDLSVIWFYDPDLLMYFPIPYRNSSNPVISIWELREIQRQLKNEQKQNIDENMIFAAYGRMRELEQQAQGKTKAIRRAQQRRQLDQSTRASLPMPQIDSRNIISSENEENMFDDIQPFEDLDDLS; this comes from the coding sequence ATGAAAGCAACTTTAAATGTGAATGTCGGTGCAATGGTTTTGTTTCAAAACAAAATCTGTGTAATTACAGCAGTCCTGGATTTAGAAACATATCAGTTACGCGATAGTGTAACCGGTGCAGATTACCAAGCAAAATTAGCGGATCTATCAACAGTCCAGAGTGCTGAATTAACCCACTTAGATAGTATTCCTGAGCAAAAATGGCAATTAGCTCAACAACATTTCGATGTAATTGAGCCACTTATCCGAAATCCAAAACGTAGTAAATCTGATGTTCAAGCGAGAGCTGCCGAATGCGGTGTACATATCAGTACGGTTTATCGCTGGTTAAAAAGTTATAAGGAAAGCGGCGTTCTGACTGCTTTAACACGTAAGCAGCGTAGTGATAGTGGTAAAACACAGCTTTCTGATGATGTAGAACAGCTTATCAGGCAAGTATTGGAAGTGGATTATTTAAGCACACAACGTAAATCAATACAGAAAATCATTAGAGAAATTACACGGCGTTGCCATAAACAAAATTTACCAGCTCCTCATGCTAATACCATTCGTTCTCGAATCAAAAATATTGCGCCTCAAATTAAAACTGCTAAACGGCTAAGCCATAAAGCAGCAGAAATGAAATTTTCTCCTTTACAAGGTAGCTTTCCAAATGCCGATTATCCGCTTTCAGTGGTACAAATAGATCATACAAAGTTAGACATTATTTTAGTCGATGATGTATATCGTAAGCCTATTGGTAGGCCGTGGATTACGCTGGCGATTGATGTGTTCAGCCGAATGGTTACGGGATTTTATGTGTCATTCGATCCACCAAGTGCATTATCTACAGGTTTGTGTTTAGCACATAGTATTTTGTCTAAAGAAAGCTGGTTGGCAAAACATGGAGTGAAAGGGCGGTGGCCTGTGTGGGGTTTGCCACGCAAAATTCATTTGGATAATGCAAAAGAATTCCGTGGCAAAGTGCTGGAAAAGGCGTGTAAACAATACGGTATTGAAATTGAGTGGAGGCCTGTGGCACGTCCTCATTTCGGAGGACACATTGAGCGTTTACTGGGTACGATTTTGGATGAAGTCCACGGTTTAACTGGTACTACTTTTGCAAATACACAACAAAGAAAAGATTATGCTTCCGAAAGCAAGGCGGCATTAACGCTAACTGAATTTGAAACGTGGTTAACACTATTTATTTGTGATGTTTATCATCAGCGTACTCATTCTGGATTGGGAATCTCACCGTTAGCCAAATGGAAATCAGGTGTATTAGGAGATGATGTTTCTTTAGGAACAGGATTACCTGATAAAGTGGTTGATGAGACACTATTGCGCTTGACCTTTATGCCGTTTGAAATGCGAACGGTGCAGCAATATGGGGTAGTTATCCATAAAATCACTTATTGGCATGACGTTTTACGACCGTGGATTGCAGCAACTAATCCGACTAATCCTAGACAGGCTCGCCAGTTCATTTTTCGCATAGATCCACGTGATTTGAGCGTGATTTGGTTTTATGACCCAGATTTATTGATGTATTTTCCAATACCTTATCGGAACAGTTCGAATCCGGTTATCAGCATTTGGGAGTTACGAGAGATTCAGAGACAATTAAAAAATGAGCAGAAACAGAATATTGATGAGAACATGATTTTTGCAGCATACGGACGAATGCGAGAATTGGAACAGCAAGCTCAAGGTAAGACTAAAGCCATCCGTCGCGCTCAACAACGTCGCCAATTAGATCAAAGTACTCGAGCATCTTTACCTATGCCTCAAATTGATTCGAGGAATATTATATCGTCTGAAAATGAGGAAAATATGTTTGATGATATTCAGCCTTTTGAAGATTTGGACGATTTATCATGA
- a CDS encoding heteromeric transposase endonuclease subunit TnsA — protein MPIRKIPKNYRNITGIAPYNKAIGIAAYESSLERDFLTLLEFDSNVQHFEVQPITIEWFDPAGKKHIYTPDVLVHYQNDVIIYEVKYRSDLRKNWCELKPKFQAALHFCKLHGWHFKLITELEIHTDYLCNVRFLLPYQQNGLSGEYSEAYMTLLDESLRELKKSTPKQLIQQTFQDEYNQAKLLPVLWYLIAERKIGADLNQPLTMQSAIWFKK, from the coding sequence ATGCCAATCCGTAAAATTCCTAAAAACTATCGAAATATTACAGGTATCGCTCCATATAACAAAGCTATAGGCATTGCAGCTTATGAGTCATCTTTGGAGCGTGATTTTTTAACTCTGCTGGAATTTGATTCTAATGTGCAGCATTTCGAAGTACAGCCTATCACGATTGAGTGGTTTGACCCAGCAGGAAAGAAGCATATCTATACCCCTGATGTTTTGGTTCATTATCAAAATGATGTAATTATTTACGAAGTAAAATATCGTAGCGATTTACGTAAAAACTGGTGTGAACTCAAACCTAAATTTCAGGCTGCCTTACATTTTTGCAAATTACACGGTTGGCATTTTAAACTGATTACAGAGTTAGAGATTCATACTGATTATTTATGCAATGTACGCTTTTTATTGCCATATCAACAAAATGGCTTATCTGGCGAATACAGCGAAGCATATATGACTTTATTGGATGAATCGTTACGCGAATTGAAAAAATCCACACCTAAACAGCTTATTCAACAGACTTTTCAGGATGAATACAATCAAGCAAAATTATTGCCTGTATTGTGGTACTTAATTGCAGAACGAAAAATTGGCGCAGATTTAAATCAACCACTCACTATGCAATCCGCTATATGGTTTAAAAAATGA